Proteins from a genomic interval of Methanohalophilus levihalophilus:
- a CDS encoding DUF7289 family protein, whose translation MIRENKITEDENAVSEVVGFILIFGMVILAIGIIYAFGYPMLQSNMETSVFESSEQSFIVIQSNMKAVAFEQSPVKTTKMKIQTATLAYSNESFIQIDYNGTTIKKALGRIELIQDEKKIVYESGGVFKRYDRDSQVLVSNPHIFSTVAASGENVVSVGIISLYGNAASSGGGGIISLSMEHNTSQLTQMNDNATLTLTVNSSLAPRWATHLEEEGFTITSSSDTEVTAQMTNTNVIIGEHVVDVEIT comes from the coding sequence ATGATTCGAGAAAATAAGATCACAGAAGATGAAAATGCAGTATCAGAAGTCGTAGGCTTCATTCTCATTTTCGGAATGGTTATCCTGGCTATAGGAATAATATATGCATTTGGATACCCAATGCTACAATCCAATATGGAAACCAGTGTCTTTGAGAGCTCAGAGCAAAGCTTCATTGTCATACAGAGTAACATGAAAGCCGTAGCCTTTGAGCAATCACCTGTGAAAACAACAAAAATGAAAATCCAGACTGCAACACTGGCATACTCAAATGAATCCTTCATTCAGATTGATTATAATGGAACCACCATTAAAAAAGCACTTGGAAGGATTGAATTAATTCAGGATGAAAAGAAAATTGTCTACGAATCAGGAGGCGTTTTCAAAAGATATGATAGGGATAGTCAGGTATTGGTGTCCAATCCCCACATATTTTCAACGGTTGCCGCCAGCGGTGAAAATGTAGTTTCTGTAGGAATCATATCCTTGTATGGAAACGCAGCTTCCAGCGGAGGAGGAGGCATTATCAGTCTTTCAATGGAGCATAATACTAGCCAGCTCACACAGATGAATGACAATGCGACATTGACCCTTACAGTAAACAGTTCACTTGCACCCCGCTGGGCTACACATCTGGAAGAAGAAGGTTTTACAATTACATCTTCATCAGATACAGAAGTAACAGCTCAAATGACTAACACAAATGTGATTATCGGGGAACATGTTGTTGATGTTGAAATAACCTGA
- a CDS encoding DUF7261 family protein: MESLKKDTSGQWILLSGLVIAIMLVVVATLFNQVNITGYYASNAALEFPKEDIRELSTQTRLTTSQAYDKAVIINQSSNQTIEQITTSLIQSYNSQLSTIYASHGKAVDVEVANFTYGPNNSTEIVSIWVDITYDDGTTFYSAEPEIVEVNQ, translated from the coding sequence ATGGAAAGTCTGAAAAAGGATACAAGTGGACAATGGATCTTGCTTTCAGGACTTGTAATAGCCATCATGCTTGTAGTAGTTGCGACCCTCTTCAATCAGGTCAACATCACTGGATACTATGCATCCAATGCAGCCCTTGAGTTCCCAAAGGAAGATATTCGGGAACTATCAACACAGACACGACTCACGACAAGTCAGGCTTATGACAAGGCGGTAATAATAAACCAATCGTCAAACCAGACAATAGAGCAAATAACGACGTCATTAATCCAGAGCTATAATTCCCAGCTTTCCACAATTTATGCGTCCCATGGAAAAGCTGTAGATGTGGAAGTTGCGAATTTCACATATGGTCCTAATAATTCAACTGAAATCGTTAGTATATGGGTAGACATTACATATGACGACGGGACGACTTTCTATTCAGCAGAACCTGAAATTGTAGAGGTGAACCAATGA
- a CDS encoding DUF7288 family protein, whose amino-acid sequence MEMNDEGQLHTLEGLAAAILITTTLLMIINLSVIANPQSEMQIDVQMERNAVDVLAVLDIPTPGVLSQNLTEYVAAYNSSIPVNMSHSALPQLETYLSNSLTNTIYNVDIAYVNNESLIVAPVIIKGAPGENSIVTRRIVVLDNSTVVAAGGTWNLSENEIKVVEVRLTTWKV is encoded by the coding sequence ATGGAAATGAATGATGAGGGGCAATTGCATACTCTTGAAGGGTTAGCTGCTGCTATTCTCATTACGACAACTCTGTTGATGATAATCAATTTGTCCGTAATAGCCAATCCACAGTCCGAGATGCAGATTGATGTGCAGATGGAACGAAATGCAGTGGATGTACTGGCAGTTCTTGATATCCCCACTCCCGGGGTACTCTCACAAAACCTAACTGAATATGTAGCAGCATATAATTCCAGCATCCCGGTTAACATGAGTCATTCGGCTCTCCCTCAACTGGAAACTTACCTTTCAAATTCATTAACAAATACGATATACAATGTGGATATCGCATACGTTAATAATGAAAGCCTGATAGTTGCCCCGGTTATCATAAAAGGTGCACCCGGAGAAAACTCCATTGTAACACGTAGAATTGTTGTGCTTGATAACTCAACTGTTGTTGCCGCCGGGGGAACATGGAATCTCAGTGAAAACGAAATCAAAGTAGTAGAAGTGAGGCTGACAACATGGAAAGTCTGA
- a CDS encoding DUF7287 family protein: protein MRCSDEEGQIAIDFLFGMSFFVIALLFTVQFVPTLFLSASESQEDLGIVSHRTASILAEDPGWWSNSTHKGTDWEANINSTQRVGLAEDSNPLSRQTDTPNLLNTTKVLKMTELDEGSLTTMLGLYENLNGARINYSYNITIARSGTPLVIDAQEIAIGEPIPEKTAVLRTKRIVMVSSLTAATFDFDELPAPTAPNEKVIINVTGPIESNAVIQITNFNISGPNPKFVGITEIAPTNAPLNEGTDFTIYKNVQGSPDYIATSSSSLTLNATDTLRLDIRKDYFTNNTYTLEINFNQMDVTYGTIPPSYNDRASQVFKPADLEVSIWK, encoded by the coding sequence ATGAGATGTTCTGATGAAGAGGGACAAATTGCAATTGACTTCCTTTTTGGAATGTCATTCTTTGTAATAGCCTTGCTTTTTACCGTACAATTTGTTCCAACCCTATTCCTATCTGCTTCAGAAAGCCAGGAGGATTTAGGAATTGTTTCCCACAGGACGGCAAGTATTCTTGCAGAGGATCCTGGATGGTGGTCAAATAGCACCCATAAAGGAACTGATTGGGAAGCAAATATCAATTCCACCCAAAGAGTAGGATTAGCTGAAGACAGCAATCCGTTATCCCGGCAGACAGATACGCCAAATCTGCTGAACACGACAAAAGTCTTAAAAATGACAGAACTTGACGAGGGTAGCTTAACTACAATGCTTGGGTTGTATGAAAATCTCAATGGTGCCAGAATTAATTACAGTTACAATATCACAATCGCAAGATCCGGTACACCACTTGTTATAGATGCACAGGAAATTGCAATCGGGGAACCGATTCCTGAAAAAACTGCTGTACTTCGAACAAAGAGGATAGTCATGGTAAGTTCCCTTACTGCAGCAACCTTCGATTTCGATGAGTTACCCGCTCCAACAGCTCCCAATGAAAAAGTAATCATCAATGTAACCGGACCCATAGAAAGCAATGCAGTAATCCAGATAACAAATTTCAATATTTCAGGACCAAATCCCAAATTCGTAGGAATAACGGAAATTGCCCCTACAAACGCCCCACTCAACGAAGGCACTGACTTCACAATATACAAAAACGTGCAGGGAAGTCCGGATTATATAGCCACCTCTTCAAGTTCCCTTACACTTAACGCTACAGATACTCTGCGTCTGGATATCAGAAAGGATTACTTCACAAACAATACATATACGTTGGAAATTAACTTTAACCAGATGGATGTCACGTATGGAACTATTCCCCCAAGTTATAATGATCGCGCATCTCAGGTTTTCAAGCCAGCTGATCTGGAGGTGAGCATATGGAAATGA
- a CDS encoding DUF7289 family protein: MVAGSMQKLKNMKTSCKAVSSVIGVLLMFSLGVVAMGITLLYGVPIINDMQDNAQVQKIEEGFTILDSRSSKVALGESPTQTISTTLIGGGITVKDAADPNSSTITVQISNSSNNYSEEFSTSLGTLEYIKNDRYVAYEGGGVWSKYENSGGAVMISPPEFHYNGETLTLPIMNINGNTSSAGYGDVRIAVISDNKPEILYPNTVVSPNRTNPISAEEITMYIKSDYYDGWADYAESLTYTSATVDHTNKTAILKFTTIPPMGTLPLTNQIKIPPLNQANQEPIQEFSFYFEALNDEGLSPKNYQLETISGSRTLTYKLQKTSDLQLDVIYKDTDISSKAEEWTSKINYPINGSQEDENSTVDFTNETFVMRYTANDPDFSWPDDTITKFNESFSINNLTQHYLKLMTENGAITFDVGSATPKDPVDYSTSTYTLIYDTGPGAITYLHITKNELFVDVS; this comes from the coding sequence ATGGTTGCCGGGAGTATGCAAAAATTGAAAAACATGAAAACATCCTGTAAGGCAGTATCATCTGTTATCGGAGTGTTGCTCATGTTCTCACTCGGAGTTGTTGCCATGGGAATAACTTTGCTTTACGGAGTGCCCATAATCAACGATATGCAGGACAATGCACAGGTGCAAAAAATAGAGGAAGGTTTTACTATTCTGGATTCCCGAAGCAGCAAGGTCGCGCTTGGAGAGTCTCCCACCCAGACCATATCAACCACCCTTATCGGAGGAGGCATCACAGTTAAGGATGCCGCAGATCCGAATAGTAGCACTATTACTGTCCAGATTAGCAATAGCTCAAATAATTACTCCGAAGAGTTTTCCACGTCACTTGGAACTCTTGAATACATCAAAAATGACAGATATGTTGCATATGAAGGAGGCGGAGTCTGGTCAAAATATGAAAACAGCGGTGGCGCGGTGATGATTTCCCCACCTGAATTCCATTACAACGGAGAAACCCTGACACTGCCTATTATGAACATCAATGGAAATACATCCTCTGCTGGCTACGGTGATGTCCGCATTGCAGTCATTTCAGACAATAAACCTGAGATATTGTATCCCAATACTGTCGTTTCACCCAACAGGACAAATCCGATATCAGCAGAAGAAATAACAATGTATATCAAGAGTGATTATTACGACGGATGGGCCGATTACGCAGAATCCCTCACCTATACAAGTGCAACAGTCGACCACACAAATAAAACAGCAATCCTGAAATTCACTACAATCCCCCCAATGGGAACATTGCCCCTTACAAACCAAATAAAAATTCCCCCGCTAAATCAGGCAAATCAGGAACCTATTCAGGAATTTAGTTTCTATTTTGAAGCTTTAAACGATGAGGGACTTAGCCCAAAAAACTATCAATTGGAAACAATTTCCGGCAGCAGGACATTAACATACAAATTGCAGAAAACCAGCGATTTGCAACTTGATGTAATTTACAAGGATACGGATATAAGCTCCAAGGCGGAAGAATGGACAAGTAAAATAAATTATCCTATAAATGGCTCTCAGGAAGATGAGAATTCTACAGTGGATTTCACAAATGAAACTTTTGTGATGAGATACACTGCCAATGATCCGGATTTTTCATGGCCTGATGATACCATAACAAAATTTAATGAATCATTTTCCATCAATAATCTTACGCAGCATTATTTGAAACTGATGACAGAAAACGGGGCTATCACTTTTGATGTTGGCAGCGCCACACCTAAGGATCCCGTTGATTATTCAACATCAACTTACACATTGATCTATGATACCGGACCCGGAGCAATTACTTATCTGCATATCACAAAGAATGAACTCTTTGTTGATGTAAGTTAA
- a CDS encoding DUF7289 family protein, translating to MGKLRNFLSSKKAVSSVIGILLMFSLTIVSMSVILLFGVPAINDMRDNAQAQKVEEGFTILDSRTSKVALGESPLQTIGVTLIGGGVYVSDADDPDSSSITVQVINTTNPSMTEEFNASLGNLEYIKDDRYIAYEGGGVWSKYERNGGSVMISPPEFHYNGETLTLPIMKINGNSSSSGSGDVRIAVSSDNKPDLLYPNTSASSLRTNPITSDKVVIKIKSDYYDAWANYAATLTQTTVTIDDDNKTAVVELYTIPPMGTFGLTSEIKIAPLNPANPAPINDFTFYFEAEDSNANGLNPDNYDIAATSGSRTLTYNLQKKGGADQLILTVTYEDTDISSDAEEWVSVAEYEVYDKKKDQYSHVDFTNTTFMMEYQDPDPDFSWPSDTITPGNTSFSIDDLTQHYLQLMTEDGSITFNLDGGKQDPVDYSTSLVTLDYDNAPGIITYLHITKNELDIAMVN from the coding sequence ATGGGAAAACTACGAAATTTTTTATCCTCCAAAAAGGCAGTTTCCTCTGTAATAGGAATTCTGCTCATGTTTTCACTCACTATTGTTTCAATGAGCGTTATTCTTCTTTTTGGAGTGCCTGCAATTAATGACATGCGGGATAATGCTCAGGCACAAAAAGTGGAAGAAGGATTTACAATTCTTGACTCCAGAACAAGTAAAGTTGCACTTGGTGAATCTCCACTACAGACCATAGGTGTCACCCTGATAGGCGGAGGGGTTTATGTTTCAGATGCCGATGATCCAGATAGCAGCAGTATAACTGTTCAGGTTATCAATACTACAAATCCCAGTATGACAGAAGAATTTAATGCCTCTCTTGGGAACCTCGAATATATAAAAGATGACAGGTACATCGCTTATGAAGGTGGAGGGGTCTGGTCAAAATACGAGAGAAACGGTGGCTCTGTGATGATTTCCCCACCTGAATTCCATTATAACGGAGAGACATTGACACTTCCGATTATGAAAATCAATGGAAATTCATCATCTTCCGGTTCTGGGGATGTCCGTATTGCAGTATCATCCGACAACAAGCCGGATCTTTTGTACCCAAACACTTCAGCTTCATCCTTACGGACTAACCCAATTACATCAGATAAAGTCGTAATCAAAATCAAAAGTGACTACTATGACGCATGGGCAAATTACGCTGCAACTCTGACCCAGACTACTGTTACGATTGACGATGATAACAAAACGGCTGTCGTGGAATTATACACAATTCCGCCAATGGGAACATTTGGACTTACCAGTGAAATAAAAATTGCTCCCCTAAACCCGGCAAATCCAGCTCCAATTAACGATTTCACATTCTATTTTGAAGCTGAAGACTCAAATGCCAATGGATTAAACCCGGATAATTATGATATAGCTGCAACTTCTGGAAGCCGGACGCTGACATATAATTTACAAAAGAAAGGAGGCGCCGACCAGTTAATTCTTACTGTCACTTATGAAGATACGGATATAAGCTCTGATGCAGAGGAATGGGTAAGTGTAGCAGAATATGAAGTATATGATAAGAAAAAAGATCAGTACTCTCACGTGGATTTTACAAATACCACATTTATGATGGAATACCAGGATCCAGATCCAGACTTTTCATGGCCAAGTGATACTATAACACCTGGTAATACATCTTTTTCCATAGATGACCTCACTCAGCATTATTTACAGCTCATGACAGAAGATGGATCAATAACTTTTAATCTCGATGGTGGAAAACAGGATCCCGTCGATTACTCAACATCTCTTGTCACGCTAGATTATGATAATGCACCTGGAATCATTACTTACCTGCATATTACAAAGAACGAACTTGACATCGCTATGGTAAATTGA
- a CDS encoding DUF7289 family protein, which yields MKQISKNIEEILNSEKGVSEVVDFMIILGIMLIAISIITLFGLPTLTDIQDNGHTENIKQSHIVLSDNINKIVFSNAPSQSVELKMYGGGVWVMGDSSMNVTVQTWNSSNNSLENESFTRQLREIRSEFETTVISYENTGAWARYDNRGTVMIKEPMFTFSNNVMFIPAVTFPGGTKGLSGEGLIRVVADGGTPSLFSYSNVSAVDIKIVSNYYEGWEKYLNESFDMYLVSKDDTNTTILMRNDNFSENIDVHIKYSPITATVE from the coding sequence ATGAAGCAGATATCCAAAAATATAGAGGAAATACTCAACTCCGAGAAAGGAGTTTCCGAAGTAGTTGACTTCATGATCATACTAGGAATAATGCTTATTGCAATTTCCATAATCACTCTTTTCGGCCTACCTACACTCACCGATATTCAGGACAATGGTCACACTGAGAATATCAAACAAAGTCATATTGTCCTATCCGACAACATAAACAAGATTGTTTTCAGTAATGCACCGTCACAATCAGTGGAATTGAAAATGTATGGAGGCGGCGTTTGGGTCATGGGCGACAGTTCAATGAATGTGACCGTTCAGACATGGAACTCATCCAATAACAGTCTTGAGAATGAAAGCTTCACCAGGCAACTTCGTGAAATACGAAGTGAATTCGAAACAACTGTTATCTCTTACGAGAATACCGGAGCCTGGGCAAGATATGACAACCGTGGAACTGTGATGATCAAGGAACCAATGTTTACATTCTCAAATAATGTCATGTTTATACCTGCAGTTACATTTCCCGGCGGAACAAAGGGACTTTCTGGAGAAGGACTCATAAGAGTTGTTGCAGACGGAGGAACACCTTCCCTGTTTAGTTACTCAAATGTTTCCGCCGTTGATATCAAAATTGTCAGTAACTATTACGAAGGGTGGGAAAAATACCTGAACGAATCTTTTGATATGTATCTGGTAAGCAAGGATGATACAAACACAACAATCCTTATGCGAAATGACAATTTTTCGGAAAATATAGATGTCCATATCAAATACTCACCAATAACCGCAACTGTTGAGTAA
- a CDS encoding DUF7266 family protein, which translates to MKKFYQDDSAVSIAVGFILTFTITILTFTAIMNSSYLMMEQTEENVMREEFEIHGNNIALQLTEMDAMILIADSTGGSVEEMQSELLLPLTIASEYYTVEFSNSTSIIIFESKGRDQTRSEVPYNLESSNIESKTITSASGDHYLLYNSTSNLIEVY; encoded by the coding sequence ATGAAGAAGTTTTATCAGGATGATAGTGCGGTATCCATTGCTGTGGGATTCATTCTCACCTTTACCATTACAATCCTCACTTTTACAGCGATTATGAACTCATCCTACCTCATGATGGAGCAAACAGAAGAAAATGTCATGAGAGAAGAATTTGAGATCCATGGAAACAACATTGCACTCCAGCTTACGGAAATGGACGCCATGATACTCATTGCAGACAGTACAGGAGGTAGTGTTGAAGAGATGCAATCCGAATTACTCCTTCCGCTAACAATTGCCAGTGAATACTATACTGTGGAATTTTCAAACAGCACATCGATAATAATATTTGAATCAAAGGGCAGGGATCAAACCAGAAGTGAAGTGCCTTATAATCTTGAGAGTTCCAACATCGAATCAAAAACTATAACCAGTGCATCAGGCGATCATTACCTTCTTTATAACAGCACCAGTAACCTGATTGAAGTATATTGA
- a CDS encoding DUF7288 family protein, which yields MAFKFRTFWKSKEAQINTLEGIIAATIMIGVLVFAVQATSLTPLTSSTANAHVEAQLNSIGQDIMTSLDHSAYKQDSNLKKAVIGWNGDQYVWNSTHYVSTDDENLTLSGSVQEILEFTVTENGIAHNLQYTFTTLDGDIRTESYIYNGDPSDNAVIISRKVLISNTDLTNATAFSSDTGIPDVDAATDFYNIIDVKLTMWRM from the coding sequence ATGGCATTCAAATTTAGAACTTTCTGGAAAAGCAAAGAGGCACAAATCAATACACTTGAAGGCATTATAGCAGCTACAATTATGATTGGGGTGCTTGTATTTGCCGTTCAGGCAACGTCTCTTACCCCACTTACATCATCTACTGCAAATGCCCATGTTGAAGCCCAGTTAAATTCAATTGGCCAGGACATTATGACTTCACTTGATCACTCAGCTTACAAACAGGATTCAAACTTAAAAAAGGCAGTTATAGGATGGAATGGTGATCAGTACGTCTGGAACTCCACGCACTATGTATCTACAGACGATGAAAATCTAACTTTAAGCGGATCGGTTCAGGAAATCCTTGAATTTACAGTGACAGAAAACGGAATTGCACACAACCTGCAATACACTTTCACCACTCTCGATGGGGATATCCGTACTGAATCCTATATTTATAATGGGGATCCATCTGACAACGCGGTTATCATCTCAAGAAAGGTACTGATATCCAATACGGATCTCACTAACGCTACAGCTTTTAGTTCTGATACCGGGATTCCTGATGTGGACGCTGCGACTGATTTTTACAACATAATTGATGTCAAGCTTACAATGTGGCGCATGTAA
- a CDS encoding DUF7287 family protein, translating into MPFDNDRAQIAIDYLVGITIFLLAVFFVFQYTSGLFTPFESDSDEITLVADRAATAIVENEMSAQSITTPNLVDKNNVDTFIALLNVDYNDTVHTLGLSGGFYSYNLNVTIENSTSTMYVAGEKLPFYGNIGQTKRIVLLEDTSAGTIEAAIVSVRVW; encoded by the coding sequence ATGCCCTTCGACAATGACAGAGCCCAGATAGCAATCGATTATCTGGTTGGAATAACAATATTTTTACTTGCGGTTTTTTTTGTATTCCAGTACACATCAGGTCTGTTCACACCTTTTGAATCTGATTCCGATGAAATAACACTGGTTGCGGACCGTGCAGCAACTGCCATCGTCGAAAATGAGATGAGTGCTCAATCCATAACAACTCCCAACTTAGTGGATAAAAACAATGTTGATACATTCATAGCATTGCTAAATGTTGACTACAATGATACTGTGCATACACTTGGTTTAAGTGGCGGATTCTATTCTTATAATCTTAATGTTACCATTGAGAACAGCACTTCTACAATGTATGTCGCAGGCGAAAAACTTCCCTTTTATGGGAACATTGGCCAGACGAAGAGAATAGTTCTCCTGGAAGATACAAGCGCGGGAACAATCGAAGCAGCAATTGTATCGGTAAGAGTGTGGTGA
- a CDS encoding FlaD/FlaE family flagellar protein, protein MDEQNSGVKTESADFADAPPFPWDDTPQKEKPTPEKEIVQQPVEKTVPEQPLQEPVVQISESSKQQAGLMSGLKSFFGKLTKKRDLLQEIEGIENPNASIKNIEAQDIDPNPVPITENTSFQNIVHVPEPTPNNELLELTSRLGSMEEELNDLRNRTEIEVKEEDKDEQESELIKAKINETSDAVSALQEQINLIEDNVKSFDENRMDISESFEGVKNQIQEIMQLQANQGQEIKSTIEETISRHESALENNSRLMETEINGIKESQKEIKTEVSGLSSTIAGLMEDVAHVSQQGKANSDKIQKHEDNFKTEIEALKELLDEEVKKTGSQGLAGESVQLTKIVKNSTNTKLCMEWLEFLMELVGRNNLPEILAYYEELEWINDEVRLELMRYAEGIDYYVEKPDWKLAPDDHVKSIWFIEKLAGLKVDKNQLSVIERDIKKVKGGNEIYGI, encoded by the coding sequence ATGGATGAACAAAACAGTGGAGTAAAGACTGAATCAGCTGATTTTGCTGATGCTCCGCCTTTTCCATGGGATGATACACCTCAAAAGGAAAAACCTACTCCTGAAAAAGAAATAGTCCAGCAACCTGTTGAAAAAACTGTTCCAGAACAACCTTTGCAGGAACCAGTCGTACAAATCTCTGAATCCAGTAAACAACAAGCAGGTCTTATGAGTGGCCTGAAAAGCTTTTTTGGAAAATTAACAAAGAAAAGGGATTTACTTCAGGAAATAGAAGGCATTGAAAATCCGAATGCTTCCATCAAAAATATTGAAGCTCAGGATATTGACCCAAATCCCGTACCTATAACTGAAAACACCAGTTTTCAAAATATCGTACACGTCCCTGAACCTACTCCGAACAACGAGTTACTGGAGTTGACATCACGCCTTGGTTCGATGGAGGAAGAACTCAACGATCTCAGGAATCGGACTGAAATCGAGGTCAAAGAGGAAGATAAAGACGAACAGGAAAGCGAACTCATTAAGGCTAAAATCAACGAAACATCGGATGCTGTTTCAGCGCTTCAGGAACAGATCAACCTTATTGAGGACAACGTAAAAAGCTTCGATGAAAACCGCATGGATATTTCTGAAAGTTTTGAAGGCGTCAAAAACCAAATTCAGGAGATCATGCAGCTGCAGGCAAATCAGGGCCAGGAAATCAAAAGTACAATTGAAGAAACGATTTCCCGTCATGAAAGTGCACTTGAGAATAATTCCCGGTTAATGGAAACTGAGATTAATGGCATAAAGGAATCACAGAAAGAAATCAAAACCGAAGTATCAGGTCTTTCCAGCACTATCGCCGGACTTATGGAAGACGTCGCCCATGTTAGCCAGCAGGGGAAGGCAAATTCTGACAAGATACAGAAACATGAAGATAACTTCAAAACTGAAATTGAAGCCCTGAAAGAACTTCTGGATGAGGAAGTGAAGAAAACCGGATCACAGGGTTTGGCCGGGGAAAGCGTACAACTCACAAAAATCGTGAAAAATTCCACAAACACCAAGCTGTGTATGGAATGGCTGGAATTCCTGATGGAACTTGTGGGAAGAAACAATCTTCCTGAAATCCTTGCATATTATGAAGAACTTGAGTGGATTAATGATGAAGTCAGGCTTGAACTTATGCGATATGCAGAAGGAATCGATTATTATGTTGAAAAACCTGACTGGAAACTTGCGCCTGATGATCACGTAAAATCCATATGGTTTATCGAGAAACTTGCCGGACTTAAAGTCGATAAAAACCAGCTTTCTGTAATAGAAAGAGACATAAAGAAAGTCAAAGGCGGCAATGAGATTTATGGAATATAA
- a CDS encoding V-type ATP synthase subunit D, with product MGAQDVKPTRSELIALKKKIKLSEGGHKLLKMKRDGLILEFFDILSQAKDVRNELDAAYDNATEKIGLAEAVEGRVTVKSTAFALKNEPEISLRSHNIMGVVVPKIESSKVHKPLNQRGYGILGTSSYIDEAVESYEILVDKIILAAEIETTMKKLLDDIEKTKRRVNALEFKVIPELSEAVAFISLRLEEMERENTFRLKRIKA from the coding sequence ATGGGCGCACAAGACGTTAAACCAACCCGATCCGAACTCATTGCCCTTAAGAAGAAGATCAAGCTCTCAGAAGGTGGCCACAAGCTCCTCAAGATGAAGAGAGACGGTCTGATTCTTGAGTTCTTTGACATACTCAGTCAGGCAAAGGACGTAAGGAACGAGCTGGACGCTGCCTATGATAATGCCACCGAGAAAATTGGCCTCGCTGAAGCCGTTGAAGGACGTGTGACAGTAAAATCAACTGCTTTCGCACTCAAAAATGAACCTGAAATCAGTCTGCGCAGCCACAACATCATGGGTGTTGTGGTACCAAAGATTGAATCATCAAAGGTTCATAAACCCCTCAACCAGCGTGGATACGGTATTCTCGGAACCAGCTCTTACATCGATGAAGCAGTCGAATCATACGAAATCCTTGTTGACAAGATTATTCTTGCAGCAGAAATTGAAACAACCATGAAGAAGCTGCTTGATGATATCGAAAAGACAAAAAGGCGTGTAAACGCTCTTGAGTTCAAGGTCATCCCTGAACTTTCAGAAGCTGTGGCATTCATCAGCCTGAGACTTGAGGAGATGGAAAGGGAAAACACTTTCCGTCTTAAGAGAATAAAGGCATAA